The Apium graveolens cultivar Ventura chromosome 6, ASM990537v1, whole genome shotgun sequence genome contains a region encoding:
- the LOC141668216 gene encoding uncharacterized protein At4g28440-like, with product MATTNTNQQQEGAASVPAKRKPVFVKVNDLKPGTKGHNLTVKVVSSTTVLDKKSIRNSGNTRIAECLIGDDTASILFTARNDQVDLMKPGTTVIIRNSKIDMFKGSMRLAVDKWGRVEITEPAKFDVKEDNNLSLVEYELVNVEV from the exons ATGGCGACAACAAACACTAATCAACAACAAGAAGGAGCCGCCAGCGTGCCTGCAAAGCGAAAGCCTGTGTTTGTGAAAGTAAACGATCTGAAACCAGGCACTAAAGGCCACAATCTCACCGTCAAAGTCGTCTCTTCAACCACTGTTCTCGACAAGAAATCGATCCGTAATTCCGGTAATACTCGCATCGCTGAGTGTCTTATTGGTGACGATACTGCCTCTATTCTCTTCACTGCTCGTAATGACCAAG TTGACTTAATGAAGCCTGGAACAACAGTTATTATACGGAATTCCAAGATTGACATGTTTAAGGGTTCTATGAGGCTAGCTGTTGACAAGTGGGGTCGCGTGGAAATCACCGAGCCTGCCAAATTTGATGTTAAAGAAGACAACAATTTATCTCTAGTTGAGTATGAGTTGGTCAATGTTGAAGTATGA